Proteins encoded in a region of the Halosimplex halophilum genome:
- a CDS encoding L-threonylcarbamoyladenylate synthase, with translation MTDVERAARAIADGDLVVYPTETVYGMGANAVDAEAVERVFEVKGRDRDKPVSLGVPSVERATEYVDPTERELDFMREFLPGPVTVVVRRRDAVPDVLTAGREKVGVRVPDHDLALELFEAAEVPVTATSANLSGTGSVREPSELSDEVRERVAAVLDGGRTDGMESTVVDAETGEIHRRGAMADDIEAWLADHADTG, from the coding sequence ATGACCGACGTGGAGCGCGCAGCCCGAGCCATCGCGGACGGCGACCTGGTGGTCTACCCGACCGAGACCGTCTACGGGATGGGTGCGAACGCCGTCGACGCCGAGGCGGTCGAGCGGGTCTTCGAGGTCAAGGGCCGCGACCGGGACAAGCCCGTCTCGCTGGGCGTGCCGAGCGTCGAGCGGGCCACCGAGTACGTCGACCCGACCGAGCGGGAACTCGACTTCATGCGCGAGTTCCTGCCCGGGCCGGTCACCGTCGTAGTCAGGCGACGCGACGCCGTGCCCGACGTGCTGACCGCCGGGCGCGAGAAGGTCGGCGTCCGCGTCCCCGACCACGACCTCGCGCTGGAACTGTTCGAGGCGGCCGAAGTACCGGTCACCGCCACGAGCGCCAACCTCTCGGGGACCGGGAGCGTCCGGGAGCCCTCGGAGCTGAGCGACGAGGTCCGCGAGCGGGTGGCCGCGGTGCTCGACGGCGGGCGCACCGACGGGATGGAGAGCACCGTCGTCGACGCCGAGACCGGCGAGATCCACCGCCGCGGCGCGATGGCCGACGACATCGAGGCGTGGCTCGCCGACCACGCCGACACCGGGTAG
- the glmM gene encoding phosphoglucosamine mutase produces MRVFGSSGVRGVVNDDLTPSDATDVAQAAGTVWRAGGADRVAVARDTRRTGPMLVDSVAGGLASVGVSVDRLGVVPTPGLQAYAEREGVPGLMVTASHNPPEYNGIKLVGADGVELPRERLEAIETRLLDEAPRRVGWAETGERRHVDGAARAYVDELLAAVDREAVADADLTVAVDPGHGAGAVTSPEFFRRLGCRVKTIHAQPDGHFPGRDPEPVAANLGDLRRFVRATDADLGVAHDGDADRAIFVDERGDHVEGGAALAALAADALDEGDTAVSAVNASQRLVDVVDAAGADLTLTPIGSTYIVSRIRDLLATGESVPVAGEGNGGVLFPDYRIARDGAYTAARFCELLARRGEPASDVVADYDDYVNVRRDVAYDSERQREAMLDAIERAAEESVADLDTTDGYRLDYGDGWVLARPSGTEPVVRVYAEARSADRAEELADRLHDAVSGIRVD; encoded by the coding sequence ATGAGGGTCTTCGGGTCCAGCGGCGTGCGCGGCGTGGTCAACGACGACCTCACGCCGAGCGATGCAACCGACGTGGCGCAGGCGGCCGGCACCGTCTGGCGCGCCGGGGGCGCCGACCGCGTCGCGGTCGCCCGGGACACCCGCCGGACCGGCCCGATGCTCGTCGATTCCGTCGCCGGCGGCCTCGCCAGCGTCGGCGTCTCCGTCGACCGCCTCGGCGTCGTCCCCACGCCCGGCCTCCAGGCCTACGCCGAGCGGGAGGGCGTCCCGGGCCTGATGGTCACCGCCTCGCACAACCCCCCCGAGTACAACGGCATCAAGCTCGTCGGCGCCGACGGCGTCGAACTCCCGCGCGAACGGCTCGAAGCCATCGAGACGCGGCTGCTCGACGAGGCGCCACGGCGCGTCGGCTGGGCGGAGACCGGCGAGCGCCGCCACGTCGACGGCGCCGCCCGCGCCTACGTCGACGAACTGCTCGCCGCCGTCGACCGCGAGGCCGTCGCCGACGCCGACCTCACCGTCGCGGTCGACCCCGGCCACGGCGCCGGCGCGGTCACCAGCCCCGAGTTCTTCCGCCGGCTCGGCTGCCGCGTCAAGACGATCCACGCCCAGCCCGACGGCCACTTCCCCGGGCGCGACCCCGAGCCCGTCGCGGCGAACCTCGGCGACCTCCGGCGGTTCGTCCGCGCCACGGACGCCGACCTGGGGGTCGCCCACGACGGCGACGCCGACCGCGCCATCTTCGTCGACGAGCGGGGCGACCACGTCGAGGGCGGCGCCGCCCTCGCGGCGCTGGCCGCCGACGCCCTCGACGAGGGCGACACCGCCGTCTCCGCGGTCAACGCCTCCCAGCGGCTCGTTGACGTGGTCGACGCCGCCGGCGCGGACCTGACCCTGACGCCCATCGGGTCGACGTACATCGTCTCGCGCATCCGCGACCTGCTGGCGACCGGCGAGTCCGTCCCCGTCGCCGGCGAGGGCAACGGCGGCGTCCTCTTCCCCGACTACCGCATCGCCCGCGACGGCGCCTACACGGCAGCCCGGTTCTGCGAGTTGCTCGCCCGCCGCGGCGAACCCGCGAGCGACGTGGTCGCCGACTACGACGACTACGTGAACGTCCGCCGGGACGTGGCCTACGACAGCGAGCGACAGCGCGAGGCCATGCTCGACGCCATCGAGCGCGCCGCGGAGGAGTCGGTCGCCGACCTCGACACGACGGACGGTTACCGCCTCGACTACGGCGACGGCTGGGTGCTCGCCCGCCCGTCGGGCACCGAGCCCGTCGTCCGCGTCTACGCCGAGGCCCGCTCGGCCGACCGCGCCGAGGAGCTGGCCGACCGGCTCCACGACGCCGTCTCCGGCATCCGCGTCGATTAG
- the pyrE gene encoding orotate phosphoribosyltransferase encodes MDTQGLIDALRAADAVKFGEFELSHGGTSNYYVDKYLFETDPDCLEAIAEAFADHLARTTDGETKLAGVALGAVPLVAVTSVESGNPYVIVRKQQKEYGTANLVEGELADGEEVVVLEDIATTGQSAVDAAEALREAGAVVNRVLVVVDREEGAAENLAEHDLELESLVTASDLLDDAPEGVDAT; translated from the coding sequence ATGGACACCCAGGGACTCATCGACGCGCTCCGCGCGGCCGACGCCGTCAAGTTCGGGGAGTTCGAGCTCTCCCACGGCGGCACCTCGAACTACTACGTCGACAAGTACCTCTTCGAGACCGACCCCGACTGCCTCGAAGCTATCGCCGAGGCGTTCGCCGACCACCTCGCGCGGACGACCGACGGCGAGACCAAACTCGCCGGCGTCGCGCTGGGCGCCGTCCCGCTGGTCGCGGTCACCAGCGTCGAGTCGGGCAACCCCTACGTCATCGTCCGCAAGCAGCAGAAGGAGTACGGCACCGCCAACCTCGTCGAGGGCGAACTCGCCGACGGCGAGGAGGTCGTGGTGCTGGAGGACATCGCGACGACCGGTCAGAGCGCCGTCGACGCCGCCGAGGCGCTGCGGGAGGCCGGCGCGGTCGTGAACCGGGTGCTCGTCGTCGTCGACCGCGAGGAGGGCGCCGCCGAGAACCTCGCCGAGCACGACCTCGAACTCGAATCGCTGGTCACCGCCTCTGACCTGCTCGACGACGCGCCCGAGGGCGTGGACGCGACCTGA
- the thrS gene encoding threonine--tRNA ligase, with protein MSQQESSVTVELPDGSTLDVPSGATVEDVAYEIGPGLGSDTVAGKLDGELVAKEEPVYDGARVEIVTPSADEYLQVMRHSAAHVLAQAVLREYPDADLATGPPTEEGFYYDFDGVDVDEDDFDELVAEMESIVEDDLAIEREEVPIDEARERVAGSPYKEEILEDLAAGDRGADDDIETVSFYSQGEFSDLCAGPHVASTGEIGAVDLREIAATNWRGDEDQPRLTRVYGTAFESESDLEDYWERKEEAERRDHRRIGREMNLFSIPEHSPGCVHFHPDGMAIRRELEEYIREKNDELGYEEVWTPELNKVDLWKTSGHYEHFCEEDEMFHWDQASARTEGDEADEYGLKPMNCANHVHLYQRERRSYRELPKRYCEFGTCYRNERSGELSGMLRVRGFTQDDGHAFVTRDQIQGEVTRTLEVIDDVLADFGLDVTFKLETQPDDSFGDDELWERAEDDLRSSLDALGEGYELEAGEGAFYGPKIAADAEDAIGREWTVGTVQLDFVQPERFDLVYVGEDNEEHTPVMIHRALLGTFERFMAVMIEHFAGRFPLWLAPEQVRVLPLNEDVLGYAHRLRNDFEAEGFRATVADGDDTLQRKIRAAHDENVPYMLIVGPDEEEAGTVSVRDRAEREARDVDPEEFREHLRDERAEKRLEPDFLDE; from the coding sequence ATGTCACAGCAGGAATCCTCAGTCACGGTGGAACTGCCCGATGGAAGCACGCTCGACGTTCCGTCGGGCGCCACAGTCGAAGACGTGGCCTACGAGATCGGTCCGGGGCTGGGCTCCGACACCGTCGCCGGCAAGCTCGACGGCGAACTCGTCGCCAAGGAGGAGCCCGTCTACGACGGCGCACGCGTCGAGATCGTCACCCCCTCGGCCGACGAGTACCTGCAGGTGATGCGCCACTCGGCCGCCCACGTCCTCGCCCAGGCGGTCCTGCGGGAGTACCCCGACGCCGACCTCGCCACCGGCCCGCCCACCGAGGAGGGATTCTACTACGACTTCGACGGCGTCGACGTCGACGAGGACGACTTCGACGAGCTGGTCGCCGAGATGGAGTCCATCGTCGAAGACGACCTGGCGATCGAGCGCGAGGAGGTCCCCATCGACGAGGCCCGCGAGCGGGTGGCCGGCTCCCCCTACAAGGAGGAGATCCTCGAGGACCTCGCGGCGGGCGACCGCGGCGCCGACGACGACATCGAGACGGTCTCGTTCTACAGCCAGGGCGAGTTCTCGGACCTCTGTGCCGGCCCGCACGTCGCCTCGACCGGCGAGATCGGGGCCGTCGACCTCCGGGAGATCGCCGCGACCAACTGGCGCGGCGACGAGGACCAGCCGCGGCTCACCCGCGTCTACGGCACCGCCTTCGAGTCGGAGTCGGACCTGGAGGACTACTGGGAGCGCAAGGAGGAGGCCGAGCGCCGCGACCACCGCCGCATCGGCCGGGAGATGAACCTCTTCTCCATCCCCGAGCACTCCCCCGGCTGCGTGCACTTCCACCCCGACGGGATGGCCATCCGCCGCGAGCTGGAGGAGTACATCCGCGAGAAGAACGACGAGCTCGGCTACGAGGAGGTCTGGACCCCCGAGCTCAACAAGGTCGACCTGTGGAAGACCTCGGGCCACTACGAGCACTTCTGCGAGGAGGACGAGATGTTCCACTGGGACCAGGCCAGCGCCCGCACCGAGGGCGACGAGGCCGACGAGTACGGCCTCAAGCCGATGAACTGCGCCAACCACGTCCACCTCTACCAGCGCGAACGCCGCTCCTATCGCGAGCTCCCGAAGCGGTACTGCGAGTTCGGCACCTGCTACCGCAACGAGCGCTCCGGCGAACTCTCCGGGATGCTCCGCGTCCGCGGGTTCACCCAGGACGACGGCCACGCGTTCGTCACCCGCGACCAGATCCAGGGCGAGGTCACCCGCACGCTCGAAGTGATCGACGACGTGCTCGCCGACTTCGGGCTGGACGTGACCTTCAAGCTGGAGACCCAGCCCGACGACTCCTTCGGCGACGACGAACTGTGGGAGCGCGCCGAGGACGACCTCCGCAGCTCGCTCGACGCGCTCGGCGAGGGCTACGAACTCGAGGCCGGGGAGGGGGCCTTCTACGGGCCGAAGATCGCCGCCGACGCCGAGGACGCCATCGGCCGCGAGTGGACCGTCGGCACCGTCCAGCTCGACTTCGTCCAGCCCGAGCGGTTCGACCTCGTCTACGTCGGCGAGGACAACGAGGAACACACCCCGGTCATGATCCACCGCGCGCTGCTCGGGACCTTCGAGCGGTTCATGGCCGTCATGATCGAGCACTTTGCGGGCCGCTTCCCGCTGTGGCTCGCGCCCGAACAGGTCCGCGTCCTCCCGCTCAACGAGGACGTGCTCGGCTACGCCCACCGCCTGCGCAACGACTTCGAGGCGGAGGGCTTCCGCGCGACGGTCGCCGACGGCGACGACACGCTCCAGCGGAAGATCCGCGCCGCCCACGACGAGAACGTCCCGTACATGCTCATCGTCGGCCCCGACGAGGAAGAGGCGGGCACCGTCTCCGTCCGCGACCGCGCCGAGCGCGAGGCCCGCGACGTCGACCCCGAGGAGTTCCGCGAGCACCTCCGCGACGAACGGGCGGAGAAGCGGCTCGAACCGGACTTCCTCGACGAGTAG
- a CDS encoding S8 family serine peptidase — protein sequence MPARIRALGVVAVALLCLLAAIGALALSVPGAPADADQSDPTDGGLQRLHAAGVTGGNVTVGVVGVTGFDTDHPAIAGQVVESRAFGDGATVENGGRNRHGTATAAVVARTAPDADLRLATFDDTTGFRRAVTWLVTADVDVVVAPVSFYGRPGDGTSTVARLGEWARRQGVVFVAPTGNLARGHWAGRYGDPDDGRLRFGESTRNYLAGRGSEARIWLAWDRAHANRTFVAELYRTDDGERTLVARSEPFPGDGVPNARINARLQGGTYYVVVRGPPNATGARVRLSSPTHRFQRTRPAESVAAPATGRGVIGVGAYDPAAGRVEPYSSRGPTADGRLGVDVVAPARHEIGGYDEPLVGSSAATPYVGGLAALVLDADPDRSPRAVELRLERTAEDVGPAGTDPVAGNGLVVPGRAVDVPANATG from the coding sequence ATGCCCGCCCGCATCCGCGCGCTGGGGGTCGTCGCGGTCGCCCTCCTGTGTCTGCTGGCCGCGATCGGCGCCCTCGCGCTGTCGGTCCCCGGCGCCCCCGCCGACGCCGACCAGAGCGACCCGACCGACGGCGGCCTCCAGCGCCTCCACGCCGCCGGCGTCACCGGCGGGAACGTCACCGTCGGCGTCGTCGGCGTCACCGGCTTCGATACCGACCACCCGGCGATCGCCGGCCAGGTAGTCGAGAGCCGCGCGTTCGGCGACGGCGCGACGGTAGAGAACGGCGGCCGCAACCGCCACGGCACCGCCACCGCCGCCGTCGTCGCGCGCACCGCTCCCGACGCCGACCTCCGGCTCGCCACCTTCGACGACACGACCGGCTTCCGGCGGGCTGTGACGTGGCTCGTCACCGCCGACGTGGACGTGGTCGTCGCCCCGGTCTCGTTCTACGGCCGCCCCGGCGACGGCACCTCGACGGTCGCGCGACTCGGCGAGTGGGCCCGCCGGCAGGGCGTCGTCTTCGTCGCGCCGACGGGCAACCTCGCCCGGGGCCACTGGGCGGGGCGCTACGGTGACCCCGATGACGGCCGCCTGCGGTTCGGCGAGTCGACGCGCAACTACCTCGCCGGCCGCGGGAGCGAGGCGCGGATCTGGCTCGCCTGGGACCGCGCGCACGCCAACCGGACCTTCGTCGCCGAACTCTACCGGACCGACGACGGCGAGCGCACGCTGGTCGCCCGCTCGGAGCCGTTCCCCGGCGACGGCGTCCCCAACGCCCGGATCAACGCCCGACTGCAGGGCGGCACGTACTACGTCGTCGTCCGCGGCCCGCCGAACGCCACCGGCGCGCGGGTCCGCCTCTCGTCGCCGACCCACCGCTTCCAGCGGACCCGCCCCGCGGAGAGCGTCGCCGCCCCGGCCACCGGCCGCGGCGTGATCGGCGTCGGCGCCTACGACCCCGCCGCCGGCCGTGTCGAACCCTACAGTTCCAGGGGCCCCACCGCCGACGGCCGCCTCGGCGTCGACGTGGTCGCGCCCGCTCGACACGAAATCGGGGGGTATGACGAGCCGCTGGTCGGCTCCTCCGCCGCGACGCCGTACGTCGGCGGCCTCGCCGCGCTCGTCCTCGACGCCGACCCCGACCGCTCGCCCCGTGCCGTCGAACTCCGCCTCGAACGGACGGCCGAGGACGTGGGCCCGGCGGGCACCGACCCCGTCGCCGGCAACGGCCTGGTCGTCCCCGGCCGCGCCGTCGACGTCCCCGCCAACGCCACCGGCTGA
- a CDS encoding ArsR/SmtB family transcription factor: MSGLIDRIQDRTATSDERLRVLDVEGEETDDVLDALATDTRRAVYRALFERPRTASEIADAVDTSVQNVHYHVSNLEAAGLVEPVDTRYSEKGNEMTVYGPASDPLVIVGNEEVRPRVQRTLTDVVGGIGLLGVGALLVQWGAERVARPSIGGAGAGPASPNATVGEPGSLAWLVFDVVEPGVLFFFACLAVAALAALALDR; this comes from the coding sequence ATGTCGGGGCTCATCGACCGCATCCAGGACCGGACGGCGACCAGCGACGAGCGACTGCGGGTCCTCGACGTCGAGGGCGAGGAGACCGACGACGTGCTGGACGCGCTCGCGACGGACACCCGGCGGGCGGTCTACCGGGCGCTGTTCGAGCGCCCGCGCACCGCCTCGGAGATCGCCGACGCCGTCGACACGTCGGTCCAGAACGTCCACTACCACGTCTCGAACCTCGAAGCGGCCGGGCTGGTCGAGCCCGTCGACACGCGCTACTCCGAGAAGGGCAACGAGATGACCGTCTACGGGCCGGCGAGCGACCCGCTGGTGATCGTCGGCAACGAGGAGGTCCGCCCGCGCGTCCAGCGGACGCTGACCGACGTGGTCGGCGGGATCGGCCTGCTCGGCGTCGGCGCGCTGCTCGTCCAGTGGGGCGCCGAGCGGGTCGCCCGGCCCTCCATCGGGGGCGCCGGTGCGGGTCCCGCGAGCCCCAACGCGACCGTCGGCGAGCCCGGCTCGCTCGCCTGGCTCGTCTTCGACGTGGTCGAGCCCGGCGTCCTCTTCTTCTTCGCCTGTCTCGCGGTGGCCGCCCTCGCGGCCCTGGCGCTCGACCGGTAG
- a CDS encoding BGTF surface domain-containing protein, protein MTGIPSVTAGARALPARARRGARLALVAVLVTTLVTGPLAGVVAAGAPASPSFEETITTVRQGETAEIAINTTGSDGEGIRFAIGDADAEDQNFEARATVTDADGDGTVVVRFDTAAVDEGGPGSYLTVADGDAVDNRTELAGTDDPLAPTAYDLSLGDPADPAAIGSLALLSADGESTGDDGSDGADGTDETATPRPLHDGTTVDTNDDGEVVVDAAAQQQISGETTLDPGTTLSVRVTSRSSSSPFLMQVETTVDDDGTFAGSFDFTDVSAGTPFEVTVRGDGEALAEAYGRVADCEGDCPTATPAGGEGSTATPLAADGVGVQGVTQVTEGDVARIPVAFGDADALTVTLGDREEVAYETTAVIRDTNGDDRAVVVVRTGATDDADRPALAVAEAGEVRPANVTSETTLDSPLDPFDYDVAVSAGAGADGEPDAIGTLVVMADDGASGADGDASTATADDPPAGPDGATVAAAGGSGSLLTGLGALAVGGLIAFGGVALFLGFVRG, encoded by the coding sequence ATGACCGGCATCCCCTCCGTCACTGCCGGCGCCCGCGCGCTCCCCGCGCGAGCGCGCCGCGGCGCCCGGCTCGCCCTGGTCGCCGTCCTCGTCACGACGCTGGTCACCGGCCCGCTGGCGGGGGTCGTCGCCGCCGGCGCCCCGGCGAGCCCGTCCTTCGAGGAGACGATCACCACGGTCCGACAGGGCGAGACGGCCGAGATCGCGATCAACACGACCGGCTCGGACGGCGAAGGCATCCGGTTCGCGATCGGCGACGCGGACGCCGAGGACCAGAACTTCGAGGCCCGCGCGACGGTCACCGACGCCGACGGCGACGGGACCGTCGTCGTCCGCTTCGACACGGCGGCCGTCGACGAGGGCGGCCCCGGGTCGTACCTCACCGTCGCCGACGGCGACGCGGTCGACAACCGGACGGAGCTCGCGGGCACCGACGACCCGCTCGCGCCGACGGCCTACGACCTCTCGCTGGGCGACCCCGCCGACCCGGCCGCCATCGGGTCGCTGGCGCTGCTGAGCGCCGACGGCGAGTCCACGGGGGACGACGGCAGCGACGGGGCCGACGGGACCGACGAGACGGCGACCCCGCGGCCGCTGCACGACGGGACGACCGTCGACACGAACGACGACGGCGAGGTCGTCGTCGACGCGGCCGCACAGCAGCAGATCTCCGGCGAGACGACGCTCGATCCCGGGACGACGCTGTCGGTCCGGGTGACCTCCCGCTCGTCGTCGTCGCCGTTCCTCATGCAGGTCGAGACCACCGTGGACGACGACGGGACCTTCGCCGGGTCGTTCGACTTCACCGACGTGTCGGCGGGCACGCCCTTCGAGGTGACCGTCCGCGGCGACGGCGAGGCGCTCGCCGAGGCTTACGGGCGCGTCGCCGACTGCGAGGGCGACTGCCCGACCGCGACGCCCGCGGGCGGTGAGGGATCGACCGCCACGCCGCTCGCGGCCGACGGCGTCGGCGTCCAGGGCGTCACCCAGGTCACCGAGGGCGACGTGGCGCGGATCCCCGTCGCGTTCGGCGACGCCGACGCGCTGACCGTCACCCTGGGCGACAGAGAGGAGGTCGCCTACGAGACGACCGCCGTGATCCGCGACACGAACGGCGACGACCGCGCGGTCGTGGTCGTCCGGACGGGCGCGACCGACGACGCCGACCGCCCCGCGCTGGCCGTCGCCGAGGCCGGCGAGGTCCGCCCGGCGAACGTCACGAGCGAGACGACGCTCGACAGCCCGCTCGACCCCTTCGACTACGACGTGGCCGTGTCGGCCGGCGCCGGGGCCGACGGCGAGCCCGACGCCATCGGCACGCTCGTCGTCATGGCCGACGACGGCGCGAGCGGCGCGGACGGCGACGCCTCGACGGCCACCGCCGACGACCCGCCCGCCGGACCGGACGGCGCGACGGTCGCCGCCGCCGGCGGTTCCGGTTCCCTGCTCACCGGCCTCGGCGCGCTGGCGGTGGGCGGCCTGATCGCCTTCGGCGGCGTCGCCCTCTTCCTCGGCTTCGTCCGGGGCTGA
- a CDS encoding ATP-dependent DNA helicase — protein MASASDPDYLRFFPYEEPYDHQTEAMGTISDALADARNVLFEGATGTGKTLASLAPALEYARETSKTVVITTNVHQQMRQFVREAAAITDQEPIRAVVFQGKASMCHIDVGYEECQALRDTTRELVDAEENRAELEEQQRALLEESQDGSAEAADARGAVMDELESVEEEIEQIREERNVCEHYYENLTADTDAFYGWLYDDVRTPEDVYGYAEREGMCGYELLKEGMDGVDLVVCNYHHLLDPTIREQFFRWLGRDPEDVIAVFDEAHNVEDAARDHARRTLTETTLDQAVEELEGSDDPRTEAGLNVLDTFRQALVDAYQEAFSFGEREQVEDSWYDLSIDNDDARDDLTLSFLQNYSGPGFREELDRTLDLARELDQSYEEAYKNGETTTRQECQTLQAATFVEDWLDESAAEGQYPVVSVRRAEEGGPREAGEIYGRAELYTCIPSQVTADLFGDLHASVLMSATLRPFDVTEDVLGLDDPETLAYGPQFPEERRRTYAVDGPALFASKRDDMEVQSTVAGALEDAARFTPGNTLAFFPSYAEAERYHQRVDTAGATYLDRPGTSAKELRERFTDDDDAVLFTSLWGTLAEGVSFDGDDARTVVVVGVPYPHLDDRMDAVQEAYDAAFGDEDEPGGRGGSGASGRDDDEGAGWRYAVEIPTVRKTRQALGRVVRSPEDFGARILLDRRYTERSEVEMSDYSVRGTFPPEERREMVDVDPEKLKFGLLNFYQDVDGYDGEPPRP, from the coding sequence GTGGCGAGCGCGTCCGACCCGGACTACCTGCGATTCTTCCCGTACGAGGAGCCGTACGACCACCAGACGGAGGCGATGGGCACCATCTCCGACGCGCTGGCCGACGCCCGGAACGTCCTCTTCGAGGGGGCGACGGGCACGGGCAAGACGCTCGCCTCGCTGGCGCCCGCGCTTGAGTACGCCCGCGAGACGTCGAAGACCGTGGTCATCACGACCAACGTCCACCAGCAGATGCGCCAGTTCGTCCGCGAGGCCGCCGCGATCACCGACCAGGAGCCCATCCGCGCCGTCGTCTTCCAGGGGAAGGCCTCGATGTGCCACATCGACGTGGGCTACGAGGAGTGCCAGGCGCTGCGGGACACGACCCGCGAACTCGTCGACGCCGAGGAGAACCGCGCGGAGCTGGAGGAACAGCAGCGCGCGCTCCTGGAGGAGAGCCAGGACGGCAGCGCCGAGGCCGCCGACGCCCGCGGCGCGGTGATGGACGAACTCGAATCGGTCGAGGAGGAGATCGAACAGATCCGCGAGGAGCGGAACGTCTGCGAGCACTACTACGAGAACCTGACCGCAGACACCGACGCCTTCTACGGCTGGCTCTACGACGACGTGCGCACCCCCGAGGACGTGTACGGCTACGCCGAACGGGAGGGGATGTGCGGCTACGAACTGCTCAAGGAGGGCATGGACGGCGTGGATCTCGTGGTCTGCAACTACCACCACCTGCTCGACCCGACCATCCGCGAGCAGTTCTTCCGGTGGCTGGGCCGCGACCCGGAGGACGTGATCGCCGTCTTCGACGAGGCCCACAACGTCGAGGACGCGGCCCGCGACCACGCCCGCCGCACGCTCACCGAGACGACGCTCGACCAGGCCGTCGAGGAACTGGAGGGCAGCGACGACCCCCGCACGGAGGCGGGGCTGAACGTCCTCGACACCTTCAGGCAGGCGCTGGTCGACGCCTACCAGGAGGCGTTCTCCTTCGGCGAGCGCGAACAGGTCGAGGACAGCTGGTACGACCTGTCGATCGACAACGACGACGCCCGCGACGACCTGACGCTTTCGTTCCTGCAAAACTACTCCGGGCCGGGCTTCCGCGAGGAGCTCGACCGGACGCTCGACCTCGCGCGGGAACTCGACCAGTCCTACGAGGAGGCCTACAAGAACGGCGAGACGACGACGCGCCAGGAGTGCCAGACGCTGCAGGCGGCCACGTTCGTCGAGGACTGGCTCGACGAGTCCGCCGCCGAGGGGCAGTACCCCGTGGTGAGCGTCCGCCGCGCGGAGGAGGGCGGCCCGCGGGAGGCCGGCGAGATCTACGGCCGCGCGGAGCTGTACACCTGCATCCCGAGCCAGGTGACCGCGGATCTCTTCGGCGACCTGCACGCCAGCGTGCTGATGAGCGCGACGCTGCGGCCGTTCGACGTGACGGAGGACGTGCTCGGCCTCGACGACCCGGAGACGCTGGCCTACGGGCCGCAGTTCCCCGAGGAGCGGCGGCGCACCTACGCCGTCGACGGGCCCGCCCTGTTCGCCAGCAAGCGCGACGACATGGAGGTGCAGTCGACGGTCGCCGGCGCGCTGGAGGACGCCGCGCGGTTCACGCCCGGCAACACCCTGGCCTTCTTCCCGAGCTACGCCGAGGCCGAGCGCTACCACCAGCGGGTCGACACGGCCGGCGCGACCTACCTCGACCGCCCCGGCACCTCGGCCAAGGAACTGCGCGAGCGGTTCACCGACGACGACGACGCCGTCCTGTTCACCTCGCTGTGGGGCACCCTCGCCGAGGGGGTGAGCTTCGACGGCGACGACGCCCGGACCGTCGTCGTCGTCGGCGTCCCGTACCCGCACCTCGACGACCGCATGGACGCCGTCCAGGAGGCCTACGACGCCGCGTTCGGCGACGAGGACGAGCCCGGGGGTCGCGGCGGCTCGGGGGCCAGCGGTCGGGACGACGACGAGGGCGCGGGCTGGCGCTACGCCGTCGAGATCCCCACCGTCCGCAAGACCCGCCAGGCGCTCGGTCGGGTCGTCCGCTCGCCCGAGGACTTCGGCGCCCGAATCCTGCTCGACAGGCGCTACACCGAGCGCTCGGAGGTCGAGATGTCCGACTACTCGGTGCGGGGCACCTTCCCGCCCGAGGAGCGCCGGGAGATGGTCGACGTGGACCCCGAGAAGCTCAAGTTCGGGCTCCTGAACTTCTACCAGGACGTGGACGGCTACGACGGCGAACCGCCCCGGCCGTAA